In Lysinibacillus sp. FSL M8-0337, the following proteins share a genomic window:
- a CDS encoding YhdT family protein, with translation MKDQRFKIAHREALIGIGLVFVNFAIWYGFAYGLGSGDPTTYSYVLGFPAWFFYSCIAGTGFMIVLIWLVLKLFFKEVPFDDGEVDE, from the coding sequence TTGAAAGATCAACGCTTTAAAATTGCGCATCGTGAGGCGCTTATTGGCATTGGGCTTGTATTTGTCAACTTTGCGATTTGGTACGGCTTTGCCTATGGTCTAGGTTCGGGGGATCCAACAACGTATTCGTATGTATTGGGTTTCCCAGCTTGGTTTTTCTATAGTTGCATCGCTGGAACAGGTTTTATGATTGTATTAATCTGGCTCGTCTTAAAGCTCTTTTTTAAAGAGGTACCATTTGATGACGGGGAGGTGGATGAATAA
- the panF gene encoding sodium/pantothenate symporter, with the protein MHWQVIFPLLVFLIIIFGIGIWANKHVRSSNSFLQEYFLGGREMGGFILAMTMIATYGSASSFIGGPGVAYNKGLGWVLLAMAQLPAGYFVLMILGKKFAIIARRYQAITLIDFLRERYKSHVIVILSAISIIVFLFSAMMAQWVGGARLIESLTGLDYTAALFIFAVSVLIYVIIGGFRAVALTDTVQGSIMVIGTVILLIGTIVAGGGIDQIMTSLVAENPNLVSPFGAEGELTPLYVSTFWILIGIGVVGLPQIAVRAMSYKDSKSMHLAIIIGTIAIGTIMFGMHLIGVLARPVIPGIEIGDKVMPLLTLKVLPPFLAGIVLAAPMAATMSTVNALLMLVSSTVVKDIYLNYIKPTANDREIKRASFVVTTVIGLAVVVFALNPPDLLVWLNLFAFGGLEAVFIWSVVLGLYWQKANKYGAIASMITGMTLYIMIDRFYPTIFGMHTVTIPIVASLIIFVIVSWLTAHKFKDEKLFI; encoded by the coding sequence ATGCATTGGCAAGTTATTTTTCCGCTTCTTGTTTTTTTAATTATTATTTTTGGGATTGGCATATGGGCGAATAAGCATGTTCGTTCATCGAATTCATTTTTACAGGAATATTTTCTTGGCGGTCGTGAAATGGGTGGCTTTATCCTAGCAATGACGATGATTGCCACTTATGGTAGTGCAAGTAGTTTTATCGGTGGACCTGGTGTTGCTTATAATAAAGGACTTGGATGGGTCTTGTTAGCGATGGCTCAACTGCCCGCAGGCTATTTTGTACTGATGATACTAGGCAAGAAATTTGCTATTATTGCTCGCCGCTATCAAGCGATTACATTAATTGATTTTTTACGTGAACGCTACAAAAGCCATGTCATTGTTATATTGTCAGCGATAAGTATTATTGTCTTTTTATTTTCTGCGATGATGGCACAATGGGTCGGGGGCGCGCGCTTAATTGAATCATTAACCGGTCTTGACTATACAGCAGCACTCTTTATTTTTGCTGTTTCAGTATTAATTTATGTGATTATCGGAGGATTCCGTGCTGTAGCGTTAACGGATACGGTTCAAGGTTCCATTATGGTGATTGGTACTGTAATTTTACTGATTGGGACAATCGTTGCCGGTGGTGGCATCGACCAAATTATGACGTCCCTTGTTGCAGAAAATCCAAACCTAGTGTCACCATTTGGTGCTGAAGGGGAACTGACACCATTGTACGTCTCAACATTTTGGATTTTAATCGGCATTGGTGTGGTAGGGCTCCCTCAAATAGCCGTCCGCGCCATGAGCTATAAAGATTCCAAAAGCATGCATTTAGCGATAATTATTGGCACAATTGCTATTGGGACAATTATGTTCGGGATGCACTTGATTGGTGTATTAGCCCGTCCAGTAATCCCTGGCATTGAAATTGGCGATAAGGTAATGCCGTTGCTTACGTTAAAAGTGTTGCCGCCGTTTTTAGCGGGCATTGTGTTAGCAGCACCGATGGCAGCGACGATGTCTACCGTGAATGCGTTGCTGATGCTAGTTAGTTCAACAGTGGTAAAGGATATTTATTTGAATTATATCAAGCCCACTGCCAATGATAGAGAAATCAAGCGTGCTAGCTTCGTGGTAACAACAGTGATTGGTTTAGCAGTCGTTGTATTTGCGTTAAATCCGCCAGATTTACTAGTTTGGCTCAATTTATTTGCATTTGGCGGCTTAGAAGCGGTCTTTATTTGGTCAGTTGTCCTAGGGTTGTATTGGCAAAAGGCCAATAAATACGGGGCGATTGCGTCCATGATTACGGGCATGACGTTATATATTATGATTGATCGCTTTTATCCGACGATATTTGGTATGCATACGGTGACTATCCCTATCGTAGCTTCATTGATTATCTTTGTTATCGTCAGTTGGCTAACAGCTCATAAATTTAAAGATGAAAAACTATTTATCTAA
- a CDS encoding nucleotide excision repair endonuclease — protein sequence MIKIELPKPDLVIRQREQVLKPGDVEITPFHGFIDFHKITREKGGIFLFYNEKNELLFVGKARKIRQRIKKHFEDNVSPMKKYRDEIFKIEVYEIDDPMEREIYETYAINTFRAKYNLDKVFY from the coding sequence TTGATTAAAATTGAACTCCCAAAACCAGACTTAGTAATCCGTCAACGTGAGCAAGTATTAAAACCAGGGGATGTAGAAATTACGCCTTTTCACGGTTTTATTGATTTCCATAAAATCACTCGCGAAAAAGGTGGCATTTTCTTATTTTATAACGAAAAAAATGAACTATTATTTGTAGGGAAAGCACGTAAAATTCGCCAACGTATTAAAAAGCATTTTGAAGATAATGTATCACCAATGAAAAAATACCGTGATGAAATTTTCAAAATCGAAGTGTATGAAATTGATGATCCAATGGAACGTGAAATTTACGAAACATATGCGATTAACACATTCCGTGCAAAATATAATCTAGATAAAGTATTTTATTAA
- the metA gene encoding homoserine O-succinyltransferase, with product MPINIPKNLPAGEHLREEKIFVMEEDRAKTQQIRPLNILIFNLMPEKEKTELQLLRLLGNTPLQVNITFLNTATHESKNVSKSHLQLFYSTFNEIRHRRFDGMIITGAPVEKMAFEEVNYWEEISEIMDWSAKNVTSVLHICWGAQAALYHHYGIGKFELPEKCSGVYSHVITDLTVDLVRGFSDLFTAPHSRYTSVSIDEVRNHPELRLLSYSEDAGVFIVQSKDNKNIMITGHLEYDATTLADEYSRDVAKGIDIAVPVNYFPHDDPSKEPINTWRAHTHLLFSNWLNYYVYQETPYEWDFVDEIEYHI from the coding sequence ATGCCAATTAATATTCCGAAAAACTTACCAGCTGGAGAACATTTACGTGAGGAAAAAATATTCGTCATGGAAGAAGACCGTGCCAAAACACAACAAATTCGTCCGTTAAATATTTTAATATTTAATTTAATGCCGGAAAAAGAGAAAACAGAATTACAATTACTTCGATTACTTGGTAATACGCCGTTACAAGTCAATATAACATTTTTAAATACAGCAACACACGAGTCTAAAAATGTTAGTAAATCGCATTTACAACTCTTTTATTCAACATTTAATGAGATACGTCATCGTCGCTTTGACGGGATGATCATTACGGGTGCACCAGTGGAAAAAATGGCATTTGAAGAAGTGAATTATTGGGAAGAAATCTCGGAGATAATGGATTGGTCTGCTAAGAATGTCACGTCTGTCTTGCATATCTGTTGGGGTGCACAGGCTGCCTTATATCATCATTATGGAATCGGAAAATTTGAATTACCAGAAAAGTGTTCGGGTGTATATTCACATGTGATTACGGATTTAACGGTCGATTTAGTAAGAGGATTTAGTGATTTATTTACAGCACCACATTCTAGGTACACTTCTGTTTCAATCGATGAAGTACGCAATCACCCGGAATTACGGTTACTATCTTATTCAGAAGATGCAGGCGTTTTTATCGTGCAATCAAAAGATAATAAAAATATTATGATTACTGGACATTTAGAATACGATGCGACAACATTAGCCGATGAATACAGTCGCGATGTGGCAAAAGGAATTGATATTGCAGTGCCTGTTAACTATTTCCCGCATGATGACCCATCTAAAGAACCTATTAATACATGGCGAGCACATACCCATTTATTATTCTCCAACTGGCTAAACTACTATGTTTATCAAGAAACGCCGTATGAATGGGATTTTGTTGATGAAATTGAATACCATATCTAA
- a CDS encoding endospore germination permease has translation MEKQLLSARQFTIITFLHSIGTAILIVPASITKQLHQDAWIGATIGVLLSFLIVKLYTSLGNQTPHLTFVEANGKILGKFLGTLTSLGFITLAFFSASELLYFIGIFMQTEVMPETPTLSFAVLFTIILVFASFLGIEVFARSAEILFPIFLFIFLVFLVCISPQINIENIQPVFETKTPSLITGILKFMSIFSFPLVMLLMIFPSAVNISKAAQKGFYFGTICGGIVLIIIIALSTLVIGPTNTSIETFPSYALAQRISIGNFFQRVEVVMAVMWIISIYIRTFLYFYASAIGIAQILNIKDPRPLILPLGMCMIALSQIVHPNIVHSNNYNQKIWPLYSGLFTVLLALLLLVIAKMRKIKGKTATDQNTLNSSETP, from the coding sequence ATGGAAAAACAATTACTTAGTGCAAGACAATTCACAATCATTACCTTTCTCCATTCTATTGGGACGGCCATATTAATTGTGCCAGCGAGCATTACGAAGCAGCTTCATCAAGATGCATGGATTGGCGCAACTATTGGCGTCTTATTAAGCTTTTTAATCGTAAAATTGTATACAAGCCTTGGAAATCAAACACCGCATCTCACGTTTGTTGAAGCAAATGGAAAAATTTTAGGTAAATTTCTTGGAACTTTGACCTCTCTAGGGTTTATCACTCTCGCATTTTTTTCGGCTAGTGAATTATTATACTTTATTGGCATCTTTATGCAAACAGAAGTAATGCCCGAGACACCTACTTTGTCCTTTGCTGTATTATTTACCATTATTCTTGTTTTTGCATCGTTTCTAGGCATTGAAGTGTTTGCACGGTCTGCAGAAATACTATTTCCCATATTTTTATTTATATTTCTTGTATTTCTTGTTTGTATTTCGCCACAAATTAATATCGAAAATATTCAACCCGTTTTTGAAACAAAGACACCATCATTAATTACGGGTATCCTTAAATTTATGAGTATTTTTTCATTCCCGCTCGTTATGTTACTTATGATTTTCCCCTCTGCTGTCAATATCTCGAAAGCCGCACAAAAGGGATTTTATTTCGGCACGATTTGCGGAGGAATTGTCTTAATAATCATTATAGCCCTATCAACACTCGTTATTGGCCCAACGAATACTTCCATTGAGACATTTCCTAGCTATGCACTGGCTCAACGGATTTCTATAGGCAATTTTTTTCAACGTGTTGAAGTTGTTATGGCTGTCATGTGGATTATCTCCATCTATATTCGAACTTTTCTCTATTTTTATGCATCTGCAATAGGTATAGCACAAATACTAAATATTAAAGATCCCCGACCATTGATTTTGCCATTAGGAATGTGCATGATTGCGCTGTCTCAAATTGTTCATCCGAATATTGTGCATTCTAATAATTACAATCAAAAAATTTGGCCGCTGTATTCAGGCTTATTCACTGTCTTGTTAGCCCTATTATTACTAGTCATTGCAAAAATGCGAAAGATTAAAGGCAAAACAGCAACTGACCAAAATACATTAAACTCAAGTGAAACACCGTAA
- a CDS encoding Ger(x)C family spore germination protein, producing the protein MSNRKMILLFLILTLILSGCWSKRELNELAIVVALGIDKVDEDFEVSIQVVDPSQISSKQPSSGRAPVVTYHAKGKSVFEAIRRMTTITPRKPYFAHLQIVVIGEELAEEGLNEPLDFIARDHEFRNDFDLVVSHKTAAKEVLNVLTPIEKMPANKLLNSIKVSEKSWGSTLSVSTAELLNTLSNKEKSAALSAVEIHGDLQLGIDQTNVERIKTPVVLKYAGIAIFKEDKLVGLLSEDDSIYFNYLNNKIKSTIEVLACPKGGELSTEITSSSSKIKGTFKNGTPQITIKIEVTQNIGEVNCAINLTQNNTIQQIDKKTAKKIKEHTEITLAIIQKDYKLDLLGFSEALHRSDPQKWEKIHKEWSTIYPTVPVTIDVQVTTQGLGTIQNSLLYNSKE; encoded by the coding sequence ATGTCAAACAGAAAGATGATTTTGTTATTCTTAATCCTCACTTTAATATTGAGTGGTTGCTGGAGTAAGCGGGAGTTAAACGAATTAGCAATTGTCGTTGCACTAGGCATCGATAAAGTAGACGAGGATTTTGAAGTTTCCATTCAAGTAGTAGACCCGAGTCAAATTTCCTCAAAGCAACCATCTAGTGGCCGCGCACCCGTTGTTACCTACCATGCAAAGGGAAAAAGTGTGTTTGAAGCCATTAGAAGAATGACAACAATAACACCACGGAAACCTTATTTTGCTCATTTGCAAATTGTCGTAATTGGTGAAGAATTAGCAGAAGAGGGCTTAAACGAACCACTAGATTTTATTGCGAGAGATCATGAATTTAGAAACGACTTTGATCTTGTAGTATCTCATAAAACAGCTGCAAAAGAAGTGCTGAATGTATTAACACCTATTGAAAAAATGCCAGCCAATAAATTATTAAATTCGATTAAGGTGTCAGAAAAATCATGGGGTTCAACCTTATCTGTTAGCACAGCTGAATTGCTCAACACCCTTAGTAACAAAGAAAAAAGTGCCGCATTATCAGCAGTTGAGATACACGGAGATTTGCAATTAGGAATTGACCAAACCAATGTAGAAAGAATTAAAACACCTGTTGTTTTAAAATATGCGGGCATCGCTATCTTTAAAGAGGATAAATTAGTGGGGTTATTATCAGAAGATGACAGTATTTACTTTAATTACTTGAATAATAAAATTAAAAGTACAATAGAAGTTCTCGCATGCCCTAAAGGTGGAGAGTTATCAACAGAAATTACAAGTTCATCCTCCAAAATTAAAGGGACTTTCAAAAATGGGACACCGCAAATCACGATTAAAATTGAAGTTACGCAAAATATTGGTGAAGTGAATTGTGCCATTAATTTAACCCAAAACAACACCATTCAACAGATTGATAAAAAGACAGCAAAAAAAATAAAAGAACATACAGAAATAACATTAGCTATCATACAAAAAGATTATAAGCTCGATTTATTAGGCTTTAGCGAAGCACTCCATCGCAGCGATCCGCAAAAGTGGGAAAAGATTCATAAGGAATGGTCAACAATTTATCCTACTGTCCCAGTTACGATAGATGTGCAGGTCACAACCCAAGGATTAGGAACAATTCAAAACTCATTATTGTACAATTCAAAGGAGTAA
- a CDS encoding spore germination protein, which translates to MPVSENNNTSQQQNPATNLLHTSLSENIFTIKEALGHSNDVIIREMIIDKLDCLAIAIINIDGISDKTVITDFILENLLFEIDNEPENTIDNINDYMKKQCLAVGDVKDLYDFTALFTSILNGETVIVIEGQSVAIATDTKSAKDRAVTEPQTESVIRGPRESFTETLRTNTALIRRKIKSPNLWIKSRVIGEVTQTDVAVMYINGIANDKIVQEVLDRLDKIKIDGVLETGYLEDFIQDSKFSIFPMVYNTERPDVIAGELLEGRIAILVDGTPLVLTVPVVFTSFLQAAEDYYQNWIISSLIRLLRFFGILLALIMPSLYVAITTFHQEMLPTPMLISIASQREGVPFPAVVEALIMEVAFEILREAGLRMPRTIGPAVSIVGTLVIGQAAVEAGVVSAVMVIIVSLTAICSFLFPSYGLSNTIRVLRFPLMILAAIFGLFGVMFGIMMIILHLCSLRSFGVPYMSPFGPLIVKDQKDAMVLFPRRKLFTRPRLVSQQNNVREQQYYEKRTKH; encoded by the coding sequence ATGCCCGTTTCAGAAAACAACAATACCTCCCAACAGCAAAATCCAGCAACGAATTTACTGCACACTTCTCTTTCAGAAAATATTTTTACCATCAAAGAAGCACTTGGTCATAGTAATGATGTGATTATTCGTGAAATGATTATCGACAAACTTGATTGTTTGGCCATCGCTATTATTAACATTGATGGCATATCCGACAAAACGGTAATTACGGATTTTATACTAGAAAATCTACTGTTTGAAATTGACAACGAACCGGAAAATACAATTGACAACATAAACGACTATATGAAAAAACAATGTTTAGCGGTAGGTGATGTGAAAGATCTTTATGATTTTACCGCGTTATTTACGTCCATTTTAAATGGTGAGACCGTCATTGTCATAGAAGGGCAATCCGTGGCAATTGCGACAGATACTAAAAGCGCAAAAGATCGAGCCGTCACCGAGCCACAAACAGAATCTGTGATTAGAGGGCCCAGAGAGTCTTTTACGGAAACATTACGGACCAACACAGCACTCATTCGTCGTAAAATAAAAAGTCCTAATCTTTGGATAAAATCTCGGGTCATAGGAGAGGTAACCCAAACAGATGTAGCTGTTATGTATATCAATGGCATAGCAAATGACAAAATTGTACAAGAGGTGCTTGACCGCCTAGATAAAATTAAAATTGATGGCGTATTAGAAACTGGATATTTAGAGGATTTTATTCAGGACTCGAAATTTTCCATATTTCCAATGGTTTATAATACAGAACGCCCAGATGTTATTGCCGGTGAATTATTAGAAGGTCGAATTGCAATATTAGTGGATGGCACACCTCTAGTGTTAACCGTCCCTGTCGTATTTACATCCTTTTTACAAGCTGCAGAAGATTATTACCAAAATTGGATTATTAGTTCTCTAATCCGCCTTTTACGTTTTTTTGGTATTTTGCTTGCATTAATTATGCCTTCTTTATACGTGGCTATTACGACCTTTCATCAAGAAATGCTACCGACGCCGATGCTTATTAGTATCGCTTCACAGCGAGAAGGCGTGCCCTTCCCCGCCGTCGTTGAAGCGCTAATTATGGAAGTTGCCTTTGAAATATTGCGTGAGGCAGGTCTACGAATGCCAAGAACGATTGGTCCAGCCGTATCCATTGTTGGTACGTTAGTAATCGGACAAGCTGCCGTAGAAGCGGGCGTAGTATCCGCAGTGATGGTCATTATCGTATCATTAACAGCCATTTGTAGCTTCCTGTTTCCTTCTTACGGCTTATCAAACACGATTCGTGTCCTGCGCTTCCCTCTTATGATATTAGCTGCGATTTTTGGTTTATTTGGGGTGATGTTCGGCATTATGATGATTATTCTTCATTTATGTAGTTTAAGATCTTTTGGTGTTCCCTATATGAGTCCATTCGGGCCATTAATTGTGAAAGATCAAAAAGATGCGATGGTCTTATTCCCACGTAGAAAGTTATTTACAAGACCACGACTCGTTAGTCAACAAAATAATGTCCGAGAACAACAATATTACGAAAAAAGAACTAAACATTAA
- a CDS encoding HesB/YadR/YfhF family protein, protein MNIALTAQALQWFKNEMEVEKGDSIRFYARYGGSSPFHEGFSLGMTREEPIEIGVQTVVDDVTYYIDEKDLWFFNDYNLHVDVDEQLHELKYDYIK, encoded by the coding sequence ATGAATATCGCATTGACAGCGCAAGCTTTACAATGGTTTAAAAATGAAATGGAAGTCGAAAAAGGTGATTCAATTCGCTTTTACGCTAGATATGGCGGCTCAAGTCCCTTTCATGAAGGTTTTTCCCTAGGGATGACACGTGAAGAACCAATTGAGATAGGCGTTCAAACAGTAGTAGACGATGTAACATACTATATTGACGAAAAAGATCTATGGTTTTTTAACGATTATAACTTACACGTTGATGTAGACGAACAACTTCACGAATTAAAGTATGACTATATAAAATAA
- the plsY gene encoding glycerol-3-phosphate 1-O-acyltransferase PlsY → MLNGLIILCAYLIGSIPSGLWIGKIFYKTDIREHGSGNLGATNTFRILGKKAGLVVTVMDVLKGTAAVLLVTLPVFADVTIHSLILGLVAVIGHMFPIFASFRGGKAVATSAGVLLGYSWPLFILLFITFIVTLKLTKIVSLTSMIAALVALIYSIIYFFVTGDFALGILVAFLFTFIIYRHRANISRIKNGTEPKVKWL, encoded by the coding sequence ATGTTAAACGGACTTATTATTTTATGTGCCTATCTTATCGGCTCTATACCTTCCGGGTTATGGATTGGCAAAATATTTTACAAAACAGATATTCGCGAGCATGGTAGCGGCAATTTAGGGGCTACCAATACTTTCCGTATATTAGGGAAAAAAGCGGGTTTAGTGGTGACGGTTATGGATGTTTTAAAAGGCACAGCAGCCGTGTTACTAGTGACACTACCAGTATTTGCTGATGTCACAATTCACTCACTTATTCTAGGGCTTGTTGCGGTCATTGGACATATGTTCCCTATCTTTGCAAGTTTCCGTGGCGGTAAAGCGGTTGCCACTTCAGCGGGCGTCCTTCTAGGCTATTCTTGGCCTTTATTCATTTTACTATTCATCACTTTTATCGTAACATTAAAGCTCACGAAAATTGTCAGCCTCACATCAATGATTGCGGCACTTGTAGCATTAATCTATTCGATAATCTATTTTTTTGTGACAGGCGATTTTGCATTAGGGATTTTAGTAGCCTTTTTATTTACCTTTATCATTTATCGACACCGAGCAAATATTTCGCGCATTAAAAATGGCACGGAGCCAAAAGTTAAATGGCTTTAA
- the parE gene encoding DNA topoisomerase IV subunit B, with protein sequence MANKQSPSVYNDDAIQVLEGLEAVRKRPGMYIGSTDGRGLHHLVYEIVDNAVDEALAGFGSHIIVTIHKDQSLSVRDFGRGMPTGMHKMGKPTPEIIFTVLHAGGKFGQGGYKTSGGLHGVGSSVVNALSTFLEVTIHRDGKKYKQRFENGGHPVTTLEEIGQTKQTGTLVHFLPDDTIFSVTKFNYDTLAERLRESAFLLKGLKIELIDQREEGKGDVFFYENGIEAFVAYLNEEKDVLHPVKYVEGEQDDIEVEFAFQFNDGYSETILSFVNNVRTRDGGTHETGAKAALTRVFNEYARKIGLLKDKDKNLEGTDIREGLAAIVSVRIPEHLLQFEGQTKGKLGTSEARSAVDSVVSEQILYVLEENAELSASLVRKAIRAQQVREAARKAREDARNGKKSKKGSTILSGKLTPAQSRNAAKNELYLVEGDSAGGSAKQGRDRTFQAILPLRGKVINTEKAKLQDIMKNEEISTIIHAIGAGVGAEFSVEDSAYDKVVIMTDADTDGAHIQVLLLTFFYRYMRPLIEAGKVFIALPPLYKVSKGVGKKEVIEYAWTENDLQKAIKKVGKGYILQRYKGLGEMNADQLWDTTMNPETRTLIRVTIEDGARAERRVTTLMGDKVEPRRKWIEANVNFGMEDDSNILDNEFIQQEEDQA encoded by the coding sequence TTGGCGAATAAACAGTCACCTAGCGTCTATAATGATGACGCAATTCAAGTATTAGAAGGATTAGAAGCGGTGCGAAAGCGACCCGGCATGTATATCGGTTCCACAGATGGCAGAGGACTTCATCACCTTGTATATGAAATCGTAGATAATGCGGTGGATGAAGCACTTGCTGGCTTTGGTTCTCATATCATTGTCACAATTCATAAAGATCAAAGTTTAAGCGTTCGAGATTTTGGACGTGGAATGCCAACGGGTATGCATAAAATGGGCAAACCTACCCCTGAAATTATTTTCACAGTTTTACATGCAGGTGGTAAATTTGGACAAGGCGGCTATAAAACGAGTGGCGGCTTACACGGTGTTGGCTCGTCCGTTGTTAATGCCTTATCGACATTTTTAGAAGTGACGATTCATCGCGATGGGAAAAAATATAAACAGCGTTTTGAAAACGGCGGACATCCTGTGACGACTCTAGAAGAAATTGGTCAGACAAAGCAAACAGGAACACTTGTCCATTTCCTACCAGATGACACAATCTTCTCCGTCACTAAATTCAATTATGATACACTTGCAGAACGTTTACGTGAGTCTGCATTTTTATTAAAAGGATTAAAAATTGAGTTAATTGATCAACGCGAGGAAGGCAAAGGTGATGTTTTCTTTTACGAAAACGGCATTGAAGCTTTCGTTGCGTATTTGAATGAGGAAAAAGATGTCCTTCATCCTGTCAAATATGTAGAGGGCGAGCAAGACGATATCGAAGTTGAATTTGCCTTCCAATTCAACGATGGTTATTCAGAAACGATCTTATCGTTTGTAAATAACGTCCGTACACGTGATGGTGGTACACATGAAACCGGTGCAAAAGCTGCCTTGACACGAGTTTTCAATGAATATGCACGGAAAATAGGCTTACTAAAAGATAAAGATAAAAATCTAGAAGGGACAGATATTCGCGAAGGTTTAGCGGCAATCGTTTCTGTCCGTATTCCTGAACATTTATTACAATTTGAAGGGCAAACGAAAGGAAAGCTCGGTACAAGTGAAGCGCGTTCGGCAGTCGATAGCGTTGTCTCTGAGCAAATTTTATATGTGCTAGAAGAAAATGCGGAATTGTCTGCATCGCTTGTTCGAAAAGCGATTCGTGCTCAACAAGTACGTGAAGCGGCGCGAAAAGCACGCGAAGATGCTCGTAACGGGAAGAAAAGTAAAAAAGGAAGTACGATTCTTTCAGGAAAGCTAACACCTGCACAATCTCGTAATGCTGCGAAAAACGAATTATATTTAGTCGAAGGTGATTCTGCTGGCGGTTCAGCGAAACAAGGGCGAGATCGTACGTTTCAGGCGATTTTACCATTGCGCGGTAAAGTCATTAATACCGAAAAAGCGAAGCTCCAAGATATTATGAAAAATGAGGAAATTTCCACGATTATTCATGCTATTGGTGCTGGAGTCGGAGCGGAGTTCTCAGTAGAAGATTCAGCCTACGATAAAGTGGTCATTATGACCGATGCTGATACGGATGGCGCACATATTCAGGTGCTACTATTAACATTCTTCTATCGTTATATGCGCCCATTAATTGAGGCTGGCAAAGTATTTATTGCGTTGCCACCACTTTATAAAGTATCTAAGGGTGTAGGGAAAAAAGAGGTCATTGAATATGCTTGGACCGAAAATGATTTACAAAAAGCCATTAAAAAAGTGGGGAAAGGCTATATCCTACAACGTTATAAAGGACTTGGTGAGATGAATGCTGACCAACTATGGGATACAACGATGAACCCAGAGACACGTACGTTAATTCGTGTCACGATTGAGGATGGAGCACGTGCTGAGCGTCGCGTGACAACGTTAATGGGCGATAAGGTAGAACCGCGCCGTAAATGGATCGAAGCAAATGTTAACTTCGGCATGGAGGATGATTCGAATATTTTAGACAATGAATTCATCCAACAAGAGGAGGACCAAGCATGA